From Thalassophryne amazonica chromosome 5, fThaAma1.1, whole genome shotgun sequence:
aaataaataaataatcctgtTTTTTTCGTGGTTTTGTCTTCACACTGTTCTCACCCACGGCGAGACAGAAGGTCCTAATCTGAACCGTTTGGTTGTTATGGAGACATTTGTGTGCAGAAACCATTGATACGAATCAAGcaagcagcttttgtggaaaattAATGGCTTTTTATGAGCATCGTAAATTGGTtccaaaggagtcggtatcgggttatatGGTcccgtgacttttagtcaggattctgacattttgctgattggctgagatacgccgctctctgattgggctgcagccttttttttacaacagcactggtaccacagttacgccacagccaatcacagagcggcgtgatagccaatagcggcagacgtatcagatggaccaatcacagccatacaGTGCTATGAGCATCGGTGCTCTATTTAGAGGAAAGGAACGTCGTTCGTTAAGTTTTCTGACGATTTTTTTTAAGCGTGCAAGAGAACTTTCTTTGCAGCTAGCCACAATTTACAGTTAAATAAGTTATTATTtatggcaaaggctatacgccttAACCATTGagaagataaatataatgtcttaccttattctccCAACCGTTggtcagataaatataatgtcttatcttattcgcccaaccatgatcgtgtatttgacacgttttgtgcatctaaactacattttttacacactttttaaggctctattgcggtgtATGTTGGACCACATTTAATGGCGTCGTCTTTATTACTgcgaaacaccgcaatggatcaaaacagacaaacttcatatgcATTTTGAAATCGGAAGCCTGTTAATGATGACGAAACAGTttgtgaacaaaatgctgcttgttggctgtaagacagtgttagtttgacacagttccctgggtgtgacgagCCAAACAGAAACcgcttagatcacagcccctccgcgggGTGCAAATCCAGCcagcgagaaaatatccgcctttttcccCCCTGCGTTGAATCAGAAGTGAGCTTACAACGCGCTCATTGGCGGTTGTGGTTGTGCAGTATATGCTcgcgaatttactttattgacccatcGGTTGTGCGTATAGCCACTCCATTTTAGGTATTTAGCTTGACTTGTGTGTGGGTCTAGCTGTGTTTGACAGATGTATTTAATGTATTGTGCATATTTTCCGcatgttgttatgttacagcaaattgcagataaaaaaaaaaactaagaaatcacatgcccatcagtattcacaacctttgccatgaagctcaaaattgagctcaggtgcatctgtttccactgatcacccttgagatgtttctacagcttaattggagtccaccctgggataaattcagttgattggacatgatttggaaaggcacacaccagtctgcatataaggtccaacagttTGACAGTAGGAATGGACTGATACTACTTTTTTTCCAGACtaagtacaagtacgagtacatacatttggtactcgtcgataccgagtaccgatacgaatacttaatgatattattacagttttatgatgactttgaaaaacatgttttattcatcatttgttccttactttttgactgtaactgctaccaatatcattagctttgttttcatttgcagacatttcacttaaatcatgtaacatcactttttgactacgACAACTTGTCCTTTTAAACATTAAttgtgtttgttaagaaacatgaagctgccagacatctcactgaaatgtaacctgtggacttcagcactacaaaatatacaccaataactgaactgaaactgtccatcactaactttatttatgtctgtgagcactaaaagccttttttgaaaatgtgaggggcagatttATTTTGATGAAAACCAGCTTCTCTGCtttatcagctgtgagcctgttttgtttttatctacaacactgagctaacagtctttcactctccacatattttttaacttttaattaaatacgtacaggtaacatacacaaatacaaaccgtaAAAAGTATTATTTGAGGACAAGTGGCGTCGcgcgcacatgcacgcacgcacacacacacgtggtgcCGCAACACAGTCCGGcagctaagggacaaattttaggggaatcatgcacttttataaAAAAGCGctaaaactttatcagaggtactttatagtgtcctgaagtatataagatcgggaggacactgaatccataaacgtctacaatCTAAAAACTTGGGTTAAGAGAaaaaccattttcagccttctacagcatatattCCTGACAACTCTTATCCAAtagtctttttaagttcataatataaacttgaaggttatgaaaaatgtattaaggctaagtagggatgcttcaaatgtacttcagtgtgcttacactcttagaaaagtgttaatctagggaaagtgactaactattgtctaactcattgtgaatatcaatatacctatgcaatatagctgtttgcgagcgtagggcaaaggaaagatgctactcatgcactctaacatatttacactctaaaataacaacagtgtttgaacggaaagaaatgcttttttattaattacaagaattcaattttgtttttatggccataaccattattattattattgttgttgttatcattattattttatgttattggtattaagatgATTATTACCATATTTTTAAACTGAAACATTGTAAATACgtggttggcaaacttcctagatatgcacaaatgtttcatgaatatttttaatgaactactctctacagctttcatgctaggaagatcacagtgacctaattttatgtctcagaggtagagacctgttaaagatccctacaggcctgaaatgagtcctgtacccctttccattttgaaacataccaccctgctaatgtataaggatgtacgacaACGTATGACAACGTATgacgacgtatgacgccgcacgacagacgatacatgatcacataagctcagtatagctttgcactagttgcagtagccattctctccagcttaacaatgtccaatcttgatcactggccccgtacataataaccatatgatcgtattgtcatatgaatagcaaaatatacactgtattataaccatgcaaacacccttttaaaaaaagcaggatacagggctaaaatcaaatgtctcccactTTGAcgtgacttaatataacctaaagagtccctggacaaagtttggcgcttttgtaaaaaagtgcacgattctatcccttaactgctggactaacACAAGGAAGCAAAACATAGTATTTTtcacaatattttattttcctttgtgGCTCATGGGATATTTCCTCGGGTTCAGACAAAATAGCCCATAGTGGTAAATGAGCCATTTAATGAATGAGGCACGCAGTGAACCAACTTCTGGCACAAAGTGCAGCTCGTGGAAGCGAGCGGATGGTCCGAACGCAGCATCACAGAGATTCCGCAAACAGATTACCCCTGTAGCGGACAGAGAcgcctgaacacccacaccaagggctgaaactcaccaacctgatggacaatctccgCTGCATTATGGGTACTCtaaatttttcggctaccaatccacattcaaagatGGTGGAAAGCGTAGtgcatttcaaccgctggaaagttgacaatttaaagcatttttgtaatcTCTGCGAATTGCCTATTACAACCAGGACTGCGTACGGCAGTAGATagaaacggaaagaagagctggctgcccttgtGTATACTGCGtcggtacagaaactaccgttggtgctgacaaaggaggaaaagagagcttctgtcgaaaatgaccaccagtccttgttgatagttggagacaaacatatttctgaccccttgaggGCAGCTGACaaatggttagacgaagtccggggtctgaaactgtggatattgcagaatatttgctaagcagggatgagaaatcgctactccaccgGTTTCGTAATGACTACATGGAAGGTGgatctcacatataacctctttggtgtcacatttgttttgataagttgacagacatacagtgagattgcatgcatgcagttcgtttatagaacatgtcaatattacaatatttagactcaacaaaaatataaacgcaacacttctggttttgctcccattttgtatgagatgaactcaaagatctaaaactttttccacatacacaatatcaccatttccctcaaatattgttcacaaaccagtctaaatctgtgatagtgagatgctgatgagacaccatgattagtgcacaggtgtgcctagactgcccacaaaaaaaaaggccactctgaaggtgcagtttatcactcacagcacaatgccacagatgtcgcaagatttgacggAGGCGTGCAATTGGGCATGCTgaccagcaggaatgtcaaccagagctgttgctcgtgtattgaatgttcatttctctaccataacccgtctccaaaggcgtttcagcgctaatttggcagtacatccaaccagcctcacaaccgcagaccccgTGTAACCacacagcccaggacctccacatccagcatgttcacctccaagatcgtctgagaccagccactcggatagctgctgaaacaatcggtttgcataaccaaagaatttctgcacatactgtcagaaaccgtctcagggaagctcatctgcatgctcgtcgtcctcattggggtctcgacctgactccagttcgtcgtcgtaaccgacttgagtgggcaaatgctcacattcgctggcgattggcacgttggagatgtgttctcttcaactctatgcgaaggagatgtgttgcagtgcatgaggcaaatggtggtcacaccagatactgactggtatcccccctcccccccaataaaacaaaactgcacctttcagagtggccttttattgtgggcagtctaaggcacacctgtgcactaatcatggtgtctaatcagcatcttggtatggcacacctgtgaggtgggatggattatctcagcaaaggagaagtgctcactatcacagatttagactggtttgtgaacaatatttgagggaaatggtgatattgtgtatgtggaaaaagttttagatctttgagttcatctcatacaaaatgggagcaaaaccaaaagtgttgcgtttatatttttgttgagtgtacatgccatgtcattcatggcgtgacattacagtcataagccgatgcacgaaaaccgCGCCATCAACCACATCATAATttggcacggtttcaggatattgacaaaataaatgtgtgcaagaaagttACAATTTTAATaaatcttttacgtccgtctggatctttcttctctctggggaaattgtgtagaatgaatggaatgttctgtgaaggctctcagttgtccaggtggtttccatagtagagaagcttgaatcttcgactggactgggttgcttgacgcgaggacgtttcgcttcaaatcacagaagcttcctcagctaaaattcttgatctggtagtctgacttctgtctgacccttgtcgagaagaacaaacagaagccacaaaagctggagtttgaaacctaaccagacccctcctaccaagaggcagattgctgttggctagtgactaaacaattgctttaattagcacctattgttctcatttagcaccctcctaatgacagggtagctgtccctcctaacgatgggactgccgcctctcctgatggcgtgaatgactcattaccatgaacaaaagactgacactgctttgatctgagtaccccattgtaaacaggggacaaagcatgtctcagaccccctccccggttgaggctgggtttcaactgtttcacatagattgCCTCCTTCACacttctctcaaaccatttcttctctctggctaagattttaacttccttgtcctcaaacgtgtggttagtgtctttaaggtagagatgaactacagactgaggtccactggcaccctctctacagtgctggtatagccttttgtgtaaaggttgcttagtctcacctatgtactgttcgttacagttttcctgacatctgatagaatacactacattgctctgtttgtaactagggatcctgtccttagggtgaactaatttctgtctcaaggtgttaacaggtttaaagtaaactgggattttgtgctgtctgaagatcctctgtagtttttcccctactcctgctaaataagggagagacactcctcttcttcttgtctccgtctcctgtctatctggtctctttgttctttgggacttctgcactttgtccagggaccatcgtgggtacccatgtaatgtgagggctttccggacaagttgttgttctttagcccttccctctgcagttgtgggcacctgtagggctctgtgttgaagagtcctgatcaccccgagcttgtgttcaaggggaggtttgagccaaagagcagatatttcagtgtgagtgggttttctgtaaacccctgtctggagctgcctgttctctccaatcgtaacatcacagtccaagaaggctaaatggttgtttctggcatcctcaggtgtgaacttgatattggagtccaccgagttgatgtgttctgtaaagtccataacctcctgttgcttgattttaacccatgtgtcatcgacatatctgaaccagtgactgggagggatgcccgtgaaagacgtcaaggctctcttctctactatagaatgaacggaggtttacaaccgcATTtattcttctttccgtctttgggtgGACTCAGCGAAGTCTtgtaatcgtgtgttttcagccacctttcaaacctataaattccgtttgagcatttgaaaacagcacagtgtgtacctgtcattattgtatgcgtcgcttaaggcttaaagcctttgaaacaatccctgtaagccttaactctcacagtccgctaatgctactgtatacaaaaTTCAGTGGTAGCGGTGTGTGTTTGGTAGCTGAAATTTTTGACCCTGTTTGACCCACTCATTCGTAGATGCATTGCGCACTTCGCTTGTGTCTAGTTGGCTCAGAGTTATAGCTAGCTACCACCCTGATGCTGTGAAATGCATGTATTGTCGACAGTGAGAATAAaggttcatgattccataatttttcctcgaattgagtgattccatattttttccctccacttggtctaaaaaaaccgttactgactgccacaattttttcctgatttcttatagtgtttcttaaagccagaaagttgccatttgaaatgactttagttttgtgtcatgtctgtgatctgctttttttctacaaaattaaacaactgaatgaacatcctccgaggccggtgattccataatttttgccaggggttgtacataggaCTGGTTGAGCCCCACTATTTCTGTTGTCCTGGATTTCTACCCAAGGATGGGAAATGATACATTTTTATCTGTATCAATGCCATTGTTGATTCTGCTTATTGGTCCTATTCTTTTGGATTCCTGATCAATTTTCTGTGTGGAAAATGTTGGCCTAAACAGGTTTTCAGTGTCAATGGAGCCATTTTCCTTATTGGGAGATGCAGAGTTTGACATGATGATGTCACATCTGACATTCACGTGTACACCTTTGCATTGTAGAACTGTGCACTGACATTGATGAGAGGAAGTAATAACGTGTGAGGCAAACAATCctaatggataaaaaaaaacaaaaaaaaaaaaaaacaagttcttGATTTCAATCCCTAATTCTATTTTTGTGAAATCCCATCATGTGACCTGTATTAGCTTGTTGACATGGTGTATATTATGAGGTCTTTAAATATGATAATTGATTCAGCACCTGTCAGCGTGCACAGCTCCACTATATTTGGACACTGACAAAGTTGCATCATAGCATATTGGGAGACTaaagcaaataatgaaaatgGACTTTTAGTACAGATGACCAGCCTGACGGTAAGGACACCAAATTGGATCAATGACACACAAATGACAGCACCTTTTGggtgtgatcactcatttttaaAAAGGACCAAAAACACTTTGACCACTGGCTAGTGCACCATTTCACAGCGGTTACACTCACAACCGAGCAGGTAAAAGATCTAGATTttattttaactattatattccTTTGGAGCTCTGTTCAAACACTTAATTGCAATCCCTACACTtcaccagatttgaaggatttatCTTCATAGCTGGCAGTCTGCACTAAGAACTCATTATTTTTCTTATTTGCTTTCAACTCTAATATGTTGTGATAGACTGTTAGAATTAAAACACTGCTGCACGTCATTACACCAACACAGAAATCCACTGTTTGATACTGAAAAGGGAGGAAGTATGCCAGACACAACCTGTAATTTTCCAACTCTGAGAATTGCCACAATTTCACAGGTTGATTTAGCCAGATGTAATGTTTTCTTCCAGGCACCCCCCCAAGGATGGACATGAGACATGGATCACAATGATAAGAAAAGAGTTAACGAAAGGATACAACAAAGACCTTTGGCAAGGGATCCAGCTAACAAAGTGTCTGTAGAACTTGCCTTCACCTCAGCTGTAATCACAAGCCAATAAAGAGACTGTGTAAGGCCATAAGAAAAAAATTAACTGCAAGAACAGTTACATGTAAAATTTGTTGTAATACAGAGTCAGTGAAGGTGAGCCCTAAATGTGAAAGCAACATTTTCAAGCagagaataaaaatacatttagaaatagaaatgtaCTTACTTTTGGACAAAATGTTCCTGATCTGCTCAGCCATTACATTATTGGTAACTGATAGGAGTTCATATTTTCCATCATTAGTAGAGGAGACATCATCAGCACTAGCCTCCTCAGCTTTCCAGCTCTTACAGGGATACAAAAAATAACTGACACCATAAAGGAGACAACAGCACATTCAGTGAGACAGTCAATGTTTAAATGTGCCAACTGTATGAACACATTACCTGTCCTGACAGTGACTAGCAATGACAGCCAGTTTGTTTGTCCTGGTCATGGCCATATGGGAGTTAGCCATCACCATGACAGCATCCAAACATTTGGATAGAGTgaactgaatttgggaggtgggGAGAGATAGTGGATGGTGTTAGAGTCTACCACAAACATTTCAGGTACCAGAATTTGTACAGACACACAGGATGCCAACATTCAGACACCAGTGGGCTTTCATTTTAAGttaatttaaaacctcaaaatgtTCATGTGCAGAACTGACTTGGAGGAGTCTTAATTGGAAAGAGGCttcaaatacagcaattaattaaACTTTAAGAGGAAACAAACTTCAGCTTGTGTACATTTGAATGCTGTTGTTCTCCACTTTATTAAGAAAATTGTATTTTACTGCATTAACCTCTGCTGAATTTTGAATGTGATATCTCATAAAAATATAGAAGATAAGTACAGTGATGAACAAACAATATAAAGTGCTTCCAGAAATGGTAGTCAGATTCAGGAGAGGTGAATCCCCCCTCCCAAGTTCACAAACcgcacagaacacacacacacaccacacacacacacacacacacacacacacacacacacacacacacacacacacacacacacagtatggcaaatctgtctggagcaggcacTCCTTCACCAGGTCAGTCTCATTGAGATCGAGAtatcttttacaagggtgaccaggataattataaagtttacaattcctctaacctgcatgtctttagtgtGGGAGGAAGGTGGAGCACCCGGTGGGAACCCATGGAAGCACGGAGAGAACTGCAAACTCCacaagaaaggccacaggtgggaattgatcccatgacattcttgctgtgaggcaagagtggtaaccactaatccaccgtgctgctgtGACCTTACAAGGAGAAGACCagagagggaagccaccaagactcccatgacaactctgaaggagttataggcttctgaggttgtgactggagaaactttgCATCTTAGACCACCAGTCACAAGTTGACAGTAATAGTGGaataaagaaaacagaaaaatatcCATAGCTGTGCgtgcggtgtgaatgtgtttctctatatgtagccctgcgacagaATGGCGCCCTGTCCAGGGCGAACCCCGCTTCATGCCAtaggactgctaggataggctccccccgcaacccttaactgAGCAacgtagtctcgtttgagggcgggcaatAAAGGGTTTAAATAAAAGCATATGATGCAAATATtgtacatctggggacagccccattatcattattcacattaaatcttgataaaacttacagacacaACCtctccatttgccttgtcttcccttctccactgggaaccaaaaacctgcacttttcccgagtacttcagtgattgcagccaaaaacaaaaccgtacaccatcTTTTCATGTCTTTGTGTTGCGCACTGGCAAGCTGTcctcggaagtggtcaaatcccataaTATCCCACAGGGCTTCAAATCACTGCGATGCCCCATTAGAGTAaacgattgaagatgagtgagtgccgATTAGTACCCGCTGAATGAGCTCAAATCTCGGTTCAGGTCTCAGTGGTCGCCACCCTGTGCTGGGCAAATGTTCATGCATGCCATAAAAGTGATATGAGACCCAAATCCAAACCCTTGTTGCATCAACGCATTTTAAACTATGAACAAACAGAAATGCATGGTTTGTGCTGACGTACCTGGGGCTCGCGCTGAGCTTGCTGTCCCCACCACATCGGATTGACGTCCACCACGATGACCAGCAGACTGAATTCCTCCTCTGCAAACAACCAACTTATTAAACTCGTGCTCACACAATGACTCGATGAAGCAGCAGTTCAGATTACCTGATGCCATCACAGCTGGATCTATAAACCACAGACCAAAGTCATCTCGGAGCTTCAACCTTTGGACTTAAGTCACTCAGCACGCTCGCGGACATCGCTTTATAAACGGTACTAACTGGAGATCGCCATATGCTCTTA
This genomic window contains:
- the LOC117510604 gene encoding general transcription factor IIH subunit 3-like, which gives rise to MASEEEFSLLVIVVDVNPMWWGQQAQREPQFTLSKCLDAVMVMANSHMAMTRTNKLAVIASHCQDSYFLYPCKSWKAEEASADDVSSTNDGKYELLSVTNNVMAEQIRNILSKTEVKASSTDTLLAGSLAKGLCCILSLTLFLSL